The genome window CTATCAGACTTGCTGGCTGGTGTGGTGTACACTGCCAACATCCTGCTGTCAGGTGCCAACACATACAAACTGACCCCCACACAGTGGTTCTTCCGGGAGGGGAGTATGTTTGTGGCCCTGGCAGCCTCAGTCTTCAGCCTGCTGGCCATCGCCATCGAGCGCCACCTCACCATGCTGAAGATGAAGTTGCACAACAACGGCAACACGTGCCGTGTCTTCATGCTCATCAGCACCGTGTGGCTGATTGCAGCCATCTTGGGCGGCCTGCCCATCATGGGCTGGAACTGCATCCAGAGCATGCCCAGCTGCTCCACCGTACTGCCGCTCTACCACAAGACCTACATCCTGTTCTGCACCACCGTCTTCAGTGTCATCCTCATGGCCATCGTGGTCCTGTACGCGCGCATCTACGCCCTGGTGCGCACCCGCAGCCGCAAGCTGGTGTTCCGCAAGGTCTCCAACGGCCGCGGCGGGGGTAGCGCTAGCAGTAAGAGCTCGGAGAAGTCCATGGCCCTGCTGAAGACCGTGATCATCGTGCTGAGCTGTTTCATTGCCTGCTGGGCTCCACTCTTCATCCTCCTGTTGCTGGACGTGGCCTGCGACATCCGCATGTGTGCCATCCTGTACAAAGCCGAGTGGTTCCTGGCCCTGGCCGTGCTCAACTCGGCAATGAACCCCCTCATCTACACGCTCACCAGCAACGAGATGCGCCGCGCCTTCCTAAAAACGCTCATGTGCTGCAGTGTCTGCACCCGGCCCTCTGGCAAGTTCTCTCGGCCCATCATGGGTGCAGAGTTCAGCCGAAGCAAGTCGGACAACTCGTCCCACCCCAATAAGGACGAGCCAGAGTACTCGCCAAGGGAGACCGTCGTATCCTCTGGGAATATCACCTCCTCTTCTTAAAGGGCCTTGTGGACTGTTGTGAGAAAATTAGCTCCACTGCTTAGGGAACGtggatgtgtgtatatatgtttttgcgcagtgtgcaagtgtgtgtttgtgtgtacattatgtatatatgtgtataagtagagtgtgagtgtttgtatgtggttTTGTTGCACCGTGGTtgtgtctatgtacagtgtgtaagTTGCCTCTTTAGTTTCCATTTGTTTGATCATTTTTCGAAGGGTCTGTCTTTGATGCATGAGAAGAAACTCGTCAGAAAAAAAGGGCTAAACTGGAAGAAAGTGAATATCTGTGGCCATCCAGTAGCCCATGCTAGAGAGTAGAACTGAAAGAGTGTTACAGTTTGtgtccttctcccccccccccacacacacgttGAGGACGGCCAGCACTGAACTGAATATTTTCATATTCAAAAGACAATGTCATGGGGAAGCACTTACAGTGCAGCACCCAACGTGTAAACCTGACTTCTCAGTATTGAGTTCAACCATGTTCTTTTTACAGATTGAGAAGAAGCCATTTTAGTCAAAGGTATTTTTTATGTATTGAGTACAGCACTTGTTGTAAAAAGGCTCATTAAAAACCATCAACCAATTATAGGTGTTTACTGATTCTCTAAGGTGTTGATGGAAGTGTGACAATAGTTAGCAGCGTTAATTGTTCTTATTGAAACGTTTAAGAAATACAATTAATGAAGCTCTCGTGTTTCTTCGACTTAACTCTGAAGGCTAGTACAATGTAAATTCTACCCCTTGATTAAGAATGTGTTTTGTACTtgtaatttgttttatttcactctTATTCGATACAAGTTGTCCTTGTAGCGATGCAATGTAGTTGCAATAATAATTTATATTCTGGTTGATGTGTGACAAAGGTCGTCTTTCTTTTTCCAGTTATGATTTATTTTTACCTGCCTTAATAAAGGAGGATTTCTTTTAGATTTTGTAGATTCTGTGGCTCCAGCCATTCAACATTTTGCATATTTGCCTGTTCCTCGGTTTCCACTCTCTTGTGAAAACCAGAATGCCCCAATATTAGGGAAGGACACGAGGTCGAAAAAACCCCACAAGAGATTGACGTATAAGGATAAACTCAATAGCAGTCGTCCATTGTTGAAAGCACCGACCCCAATATTGACTTACATTTTTCATAAAGGAAAAAGTGAATATAGACCTTACTGTGGGCACACACATCATCAATAGCTGACTGGAATAGTTCGGTGAAACCGCCTATGGTTTGTTCAGTTAGTAAATATGTGTTATTTAGAACCGTAAAACACCCACAGACATGTACAATAGCGCTTGTCAGTTGTCAATTAATCAGTTTGCCAAACTTCCATGTGACCCCAAGTCATATTTTGCACGTGTTTTTGTTGCAATGTTTTGGTTAGCTCTTAATAAATATTGGAAATAAAAAAGGTTATTGTTGTCTTCTCTTAATGCACACTGAGACCTGGTATGGTAGGCCCAGTACAGAATGTTGTGACATTAAAGCAAAATTatcgtttttttttattttaccaagGAAGTTGTCATTTTGTGACAGAAATAAGTTCTGCCACCTAAAGATGGGGGACAGTAGTGAGAATTGGATAAATATCTGTTAATAATAGGATAATCCTCTAAAGCAAGTAGTTTGGGGGACAGGTCCATCACCGAAGGAAACTTACCCAGCTGTTTCAGcagaacaggagatgaaggcagAGGGTTATCTCGTCCCCAGCCGGCTCTCGGTCAAACCGAGAAACTGGCAAGTAATAACAAAAATGAAGTTGAACAAAAACTATCAAAACCACCACAAGGACCTCTAATGACATGTTCGATTTAGAATACCAGTATTGAATACTGTTGCTGTCTGGTGTTTCATTCAACATTTGTCCAGATATGTGGTGTAAAGtgcttaagtaaaaaatacttaaaagtactacttaattaagtcgttttttggggtatctgtacttgactatttatatttttgacaactttttccTTCACTACACTCCCAAAGAAAATAATGTAGTtgttactccatacattttccctgacacctaaaagtacttgttacattttaaatgcttagcaggataggaaaatggtccaattcacgcacttatcaagagaacatccctggtcatccctggtcattcctctgatctggtggactcactgaACACAAATGCTTAAATTGTACATTTGTTGGAGTGGGCCTCTGGCTatatgtacatttaaaaaacaagaaaatggtgcaatctggcttgcttaatataaggaatttgaaattatttctacttttacttttcatacttaagtatattttagcaattacctTTACttgtaagtatatttaaaactcaagtagtattttactaggtgactttcacttttacttgagtcattttctataaagctatctttacttttactcaaatatgacaattgggtactttttccatcactggtTTAGAAGCAGGGTTGAATGTTGCTCCTTCAATTTGATACAGTCTAACCTAGGCTATACTGCACCAAACAGGAAACATTTGATTAATTTTCCTGTTAAGAAATGACCTTTTGCTCCAAAGTTCAACAATGAATATATTTTACACATACTCTGGGTCTTTGGAGTTGACCAGGAAACATGTATTGTTTCATCGTGCTGTAATAGAGAGTAGTGTGCCAGTCATGGGTACACTACTCTAAATCATAGCTGACCCCTCCCATGTAGGCTACTTCATTCTGAATACCATCTTCCCTCAGGAATCCTCTATCCGCTCCCAGAGGGCAAGCTGAACAGATTAAGCCCTCTCATTTGTTGGGGTAATCTTGGGGGCACACCTATTTAAACTTTAGTCTAAGACTATGGGTGGCACTCAAGTCTAGTTCTGATTTACAATAATTAAGATACTTAGCGCCCCCTATGGCTATCTGCTGTTATTGCTTCATAAAGCAGATTCATTGACCGTTTTTGGGACCAAATGTTCATTTATTTTTCTGTATATTTAATTCTGTATGTAACAGGTGTAACACATGACGAGATCCTCCCACTAGGCataccacgtcatttcaatgtggTCATTTCAAATGACATTTCAACCTTTACTCACCCACTGAAAAAGACAgccagaagtttgttgaatttCCAATGTTTTATCATTGTGccttcaaccatctaaaagcacaaccaaattccaatggaaatgttagatttttggtgtagatggttgtgttactcattttaagggcgaataaatactgttacattaCTTTAAGTTAGCCTTAAcattaggctatttactgtattacaaaagtaatattgaatCGGTTGATTACTCAACATTAACAGGAGACGTGAATCTAAAATACACATTTTTAATTTGTAGAATTCAAGCCAGAcgaagggctctattcaatctgtaaagATTCTGTACAcaaatttaaaggtaatttccgattgagccgacatatgcagcgtttactgtaaatgcagtctctgctaaagaggaacattgcctttaaatttcaatcacaaTGTAAAGCTGAACTTCTGCAATGCAGATTGAATAAGAGCCCCAAGTCATTGTCATAGATGGAACTATACAAGCAGAAGATCTCCTTCAAATTTTGATATTTAATTGAGTTGACAAGAAAACAATTCAATATCCAGTTTGTCTACACAtgaataattgatatgttggactcacatctccatctcaacccTAAATCTAAGTTGAAGGGCTACTCCGGGATTTTGGCAAGGAGGCCcttcatctacttccccagagtcaggtgAACTCGTGGAtatcatttttatgtctctgcgttcagtttgaaggaagttgctaactagcgctaGTGCAATTTCTAACTAGTGTTAGTGCAATAACTAGAAGTCTATGGGTTTCAGCTAGCATGCTAGCTGATGCTCATAGACTGCAATGACTGGAAGCAAATTCCCATgaatgctagcagatacccatagacttccagtcattgtgttAGCATTGACTCaggaaactacctctaacttcctgcATACTGGACACAGAGTCATAAAagtggtatccatgagttcatctgactctggggaagtaggtaaagggcttcattgccaaaatcctgaagtatccctttaaagaaTAGTgctttaaataaagtttgatttgatttgattctttatcttagatttttggttgagatggagacgtaaATCCAACATATTAATGATTGGCGAGTAGAATAAATGTGAAATCAAGAAAAGCGTCAAACCCTAGgccttacagtgccttcagaaaattttttcccaccccttgactttttccacattttgttgtgttatagcctgaatttaaaatgatgtttttagaaatgtttacaaattaatttaaaaaaattaaaagctaaaatgtcttgagtcaatggcaatcctaaataagttcaggagtagaaatgtgcttaaTAAGTTTCATGGGCTCACATGAAACTTagcagtgtttaacattatttttgaatgactacctcatctctgtctccacacatacaatacaattatctataaggtcccttggtggagcagtgaatttcaaacacaaattaAACAACAAaggccagggaggttttccaatgcttcacaaagggcacctattggtagatcggtaaaaaaaacagacattgaatatccctttgaggatggtgaagttattaaccaaactttggatggtgtatcaatacacccagtcactacaaagatacagacgtcctccctaactcagttgccggagagtaAGGAAACCACACTTTCACTCACACACTTTCACCATGAGGCcactggtgactttaaaacagagtttaatggcggTGATAGAAAACtgatgatggatcaacaacactgtagttacttcataatactaacctaaatgacagagtgaaaagaaggaagcctgtacagaatacaaatattccaacacatgcatcctgttttcaacaaggtactaaagtaaaattgcaaaaaaatgtggcaaagaaattaactttatgtcctgaatacaaaacgttgtgttggatttgccccaaacataagacCTCACTGAGTACAACTCTTCGTATTTTTAAGCatggtagtggctgcatcatcttatgggtatgcttgtcataggCACGGAGTAGGGAGTTTTTTTaacataaaaataaacagaatagagctaagcacaaaTCTGGCTTGACAAACTATGACTAGAATTGAAAATGtttggggcctcccgggtggcgcagtggttaagggcgctgtactgcagcgccagctgctaccagagactctgggttcacgccGAGGCTCTGTCATAACAGGCCACGACTggcatagcgtcgtccgggttagggagggcttggccggtagggatatccttgtcacatcgcgcaccagtgactcctgtggctggccaggtgcagtgcgcactaaccaaggttgccaggtgcacggtgtgtttcctccgacacattggtgcagctggcttctgggttggatgtgtgctgtgttaagaagcattgcggcttggttgggttgtgtatcggaggacacatgactttcaaccttcgtctctcccgagcccgtacgggagttggagcgatgagacaagatagtagctactaacaattggataccacaaaattggggagaaaaggggggtaaaatccctcctcccccccaaaaaagatttgaaaatgtttgtctagcaatgatcaacaaccaacttgacagagcttgaagaattcaaggataatgggaaaatattgtacaatccaggtgtgctgACAAACGTTATTTGAACATGTTTTGACtttttatgtaaatgagatatttctgaatAAAATGTTCAatacattttcactttgtcattgtctGTAGATGGGTGGGAGAAAACATATATTTAAttgattttgaattcaggctgtaacacaacaaaatgtggaagtctGAGGACGAAGTGAGGGAAATGATCTCAGAGAAattgaagatggaccacaggaagattgaggtggagtgCGACCACAGGACTGGAAAACCAAGTACCGGCCCAGGTGATAGGCCCAGGACGATACTCGTCAtgttcctgaggttcaaggacatggtagctgttctggaaagagccaaaAACACAAGAGGAACATATATCTTGCTCAACGAGaactatcctgaagctgtgcgccagaagaggaaagaactgatcCCAGCCATGAATGCTGCCAGAGCTCGTagggacattgcttacatccgcTAAGACAgactcattgtccaccctccttCCCAGAAGCctggagggaatgagagagccaagcctacGGGTTTGTTGCTTCAAccctgcaaaacacacacacaccaattgattaatggactgctgaatgtaGATTTTTTTCTCTTGCTTTTTTGATATTGTttatctctgataagctacccaggaaagggctgaaacTAGCCCATATTAATATGTGTAGCCTTAGcaataaggttcatgaaatcaataccttactaacatcagataacattcatatattagcccTTTCAGAGACTCGCCTAGATAATTCATTTGACAATACAGCactagcaatacaaggatataacatctatagaagatacagaaatgcttatgggggaggtgttgctgtatatattccgAGCCAAATCCCTGTAATGGGACCAATCCTCCATCatttgtttcaagtgtattagtctataaataaatctctttgccaaaattcgtcatctctcccatgtcttattcgacTAGTATGTTTATTGCTTGCCTACATTTGACTCCCTCCTCTGTGcttaatataacacacatacattaaTTATTAATTTCGGTTTCCTATCCTGAcgtgaagtttgttctatagaaagtatttgatTCTGATGTGTGCCACAAAAAGTATTTGACTATAGtgacaaaattaaggaaattagaagggGGAGAATTAATGGCATGGCAAGAAAGTGGCCTTGCTGAAATCCTCCTGTTTTATCCGGTGTCCTttgtgaatttaagtatactccctctaattctctctccttttctctttctctctctttttatctctctctttctctcggaggacctgagcctaggaccatgcctcaggactacctggcctgatcactccttgctgtccccagtccacctggtcgtgctgctgctacAATTTCAGCTGTTCTGCCAGCAGCTatgaaaccctgacctgttcaccagatgtgctaccttgtcccggacctgctgttttcgactctctctctaccacaactGCTCTCTCCAACTCCAagtgatcggctatgaaaagccaactgacattaactcctgaggtgctgacctgttgcaccctctacaaccactgtgattattattatctgaccctgctggtcatctatgaccttttgaacatcttggccatgtactgttataatctccacccggcacagccagaagaggactggccacccctcagagcctggttcctctctagatttcttcctaggttccggcctttctagggagtttttccctagccaatgtgcttctacatctgcattgcttgccgtttggggttttaagctgggtttctgtacagcactttgtgacatcggctgattaaaaaaaaagggctttataaatacatttgattgattatcatgtcaccagaataaaacCCGCAAAATGTATTGGAAatgagcatcaagctcatcaccttgcactttcaccacccagtGAAGTTCATAATAATtaatttaatctgtagcctaataaactgcatgattgCCTGACGAGTCGTATTGGGAAGATCACACACTCATAACGCCaaatttacttcgatatgattGTTATCAGTATATGCTCACAAAAGCGTTTCCACCAACATTTCTTTAATAATTAATTTTAccaacacaaaaagatcccaccatgtctagCCTACTTTGTTTCGTTGACATTTGAAAAGTTTACTGAAACATTCTGTTTCCATCAGGACATTACATGTACTTTACTTGCAAAAAAAGGTTgaatggaaacctggttagtgagACAGAAGCGTATACTATACTAAATTAAAATAATTATTTGAACAAAAATGTGCAGAAAGTGTagtttcaatttaaaaaaaaaatctaaatagtgTGCCACCACTGGCATTCGACCCCATACCTCACGTGATCAAATGAAACTGACTTCGTTGTAGCGATGGGCATTCCGGGTCTTTTCAGTGAGCTGTTTGGCTCAGCTCACCAAAAAGAGTCAGCTCTTTTGGCTCCCAAAcggcactttaaaaaaaaaaaaggtttgggATTTTTTCAAGTCAAACAGTTTGACTATGATTGGTGTTAAAACAATTCTAATTAAATCATATTCTATCTTAaccacaatgtatttaaaaatgcattggtttgttatgaaaaagaatgctattaaacatttgcatttaaagTATCACTTTTTAATGTATATTAACAAAGTGCATATTAATCTAACCATTCAAAACTAATACAATCTGAACAGCataatagaatattgcaccatatcaaagaaaaattaataacaatgtgcaaaaccgcagcatcccacttaaaacattaaactggtccctcttttctcgctcttctttattgccatgttataaccagcagcacacagcaatgcTGACCATATTTTGCTTTTATGAGAGATTTGCATTCAGAAATGCAAGCTGCCTCACTTTCGAGTGGCTGGTGCGGTTTCTTATCTCATTAATTATTTGTCCCGTTTGAGAAGATCCTCTCAAATGGAACGGATATGGCCACTATGCAGAGTCTCCCTGTCATGCCTTTAGTAAGCCGTGGGTATACAGAGGCCTTGTTCCTCCGCCAGCTCAGAGGATCTGCTCCTCCGAATAGGATCGGACCTCCATTATGGCATCTGCTGAGGGATTCCTTTGTCCTGCATCCCCAGTTGTTCTCTTGTCAAACAGCAGACGTTTGTGGCACTACTGCTGGTGCTTCTGCTCCATCTgttccctcttcttcctgttgaCCTGGTGCCTGAGCCAGATGACTGCTGAGGTTGTCCCTCCCTGCTGCTGAGGTTATTCTGTGAAGAGCCTCATCAAATGCTTTGGCATCACTGAAGGCTAACTTCTTACACCTGGGTTCAAGTGCAGCAGTGTCTGATAGCACGTgattatattccattctgtggaACTTTCTGTCCATTGATGCACATAGGGTGTCCGTCGACTCTGTCACCTGTCTTGTGGTTACATTTGCTTCTCTCTGGCAGCTGGCTGTGATTCGCTGCAGACCCTTACACAGGAGTATCATTTGAGACTGTCACATAGCTGAAAAGAAAGAACAGTAACTTATTACTTCAGGttaatgttttgtctactgatactacattctgatctactgctcatatacatatataatactggattaaataatgatgtagtaataactgctttctctacctctctccactgagacctgctcaaagggttcgaggactctgcacacctcctccaccacctcccattcctcttgggtcagagcatcaacaggtgCATTGACAATGGCCAGGATAGAGATGATGGCATCCTTTGACTCAAGAAACCGCTTCAACATATAAAATGTTGAATTCTACCTTTTAGTGCAGTCTTGTTTAGGCCTCAGCTCAGGCATCCCCATCTGGCGTTGTGTAGACTTTAGTTTTTCAGCACCTACTGTGATCCTGTGGAAATATTCCAcagctgctttcactttgtccacaGTGGGCTTCATCACCTTCAGAGCATCTCTTACAATCAGGTTGATTGTGTGGGCAAGACATGGACGATGGGTCCATTTGAAATTTCTCATGGCTTTGGTTATGTTAGCTGGATTGTCACTAACACAACAGACCACTTTTCCATCTACTTGCCATTCTCTGGCCACTCAACAGCTCCTCTGCCAAGTTCTGAGGTGTGTCTGTCGCTGAACTCAAAGCAGTCCAGGAGACAGCTAGACATCGAAAAATCTTCAATGAAGTGACATGTAACCGGCATGGGTTTGAACCTGGGTCCTCTGTCTCACCAACACAAGTGACTTCCCGCGAGACAACATGCAAAACATTTGAGCTATACAAAATGTATCAACTGGATAACTCCCTCAGCAACAATCCAAGCTTCCTGTGGAGTGAGGTATGGCACGTTCCTAACTCTGTTACACTGTGCTGACATGCTTTCCTTTGCACTGCAGGCGGCATGGAAGTCACAAGGTCAACATGGAGTGGTAAGACAGCAATGCCATATTCTGCTTGAGGACTGAATGTTTCACCATGTTCTAACAACCCCCTTTACAGATAAAAGTAACATGGATCAATGTGAATTCATCT of Oncorhynchus gorbuscha isolate QuinsamMale2020 ecotype Even-year linkage group LG15, OgorEven_v1.0, whole genome shotgun sequence contains these proteins:
- the LOC123996579 gene encoding sphingosine 1-phosphate receptor 1, with amino-acid sequence MGDSMYSDLIARHYNFTGKLRKVEQDSRLKADSVVFIIVCCFIILENVLVLLTIWRTKKFHKPMYYFIGNLALSDLLAGVVYTANILLSGANTYKLTPTQWFFREGSMFVALAASVFSLLAIAIERHLTMLKMKLHNNGNTCRVFMLISTVWLIAAILGGLPIMGWNCIQSMPSCSTVLPLYHKTYILFCTTVFSVILMAIVVLYARIYALVRTRSRKLVFRKVSNGRGGGSASSKSSEKSMALLKTVIIVLSCFIACWAPLFILLLLDVACDIRMCAILYKAEWFLALAVLNSAMNPLIYTLTSNEMRRAFLKTLMCCSVCTRPSGKFSRPIMGAEFSRSKSDNSSHPNKDEPEYSPRETVVSSGNITSSS